A genomic region of Methanobrevibacter wolinii SH contains the following coding sequences:
- a CDS encoding DNA primase, with protein MNYKVNFMVLTSFLNPLSEEAQNIVREKADLTSVFDVDNDLIKIVSFSPHQKVDDDSLIPKSIIEFAQKRIKWYIERRNNKKYNQHDYEYLFVEDITPYDVIAFHLTAQAIAYKFNFNSREMKLFVDGEGQLIEDRLSTLLLSEKRAVLEEILSQLMISDTVEWTSLKDIIASRKLSLTDLVIDDGEVILDKYEFISRFEDKFDDISVDKMYDVLVGDNVKEQVLINTIKQKTEDYIKKIQEKSELIEVHPTISVLGDLIEELIDKEMSKYSSFYANINNPDGIMSIGKLVREAFPPCIRETMKGVSSGGRNDAIVLFLTSFLSYARLYPGIFAQGAGVKVSDIDKNLRITENEILPLIYEAADNCTPPLFEDQPQEKVNIISKLGFGMHSEPSLEHEGETKWYTPMSCEKVKIHLPQLCKKDNSCKGINNPLSYYTRAKWNLKKQGKLKEDGNNKE; from the coding sequence ATGAATTATAAAGTAAATTTCATGGTTTTAACTTCATTTTTAAATCCTCTTTCTGAGGAAGCTCAAAATATTGTTAGAGAAAAAGCTGATTTAACATCTGTTTTTGATGTTGATAATGATTTAATAAAAATTGTGTCATTTTCTCCACATCAAAAGGTTGATGATGATTCTCTAATACCTAAATCCATTATTGAATTTGCTCAGAAACGTATTAAATGGTATATTGAAAGGAGAAACAATAAAAAATATAATCAACATGATTATGAATATCTTTTTGTAGAAGATATTACTCCATATGATGTTATTGCATTTCATTTAACGGCTCAAGCTATAGCTTATAAATTCAATTTTAATTCACGTGAAATGAAATTATTTGTTGATGGAGAAGGCCAATTAATTGAAGATAGACTTAGTACTTTATTATTAAGTGAAAAAAGAGCAGTTTTAGAAGAAATATTAAGTCAATTGATGATTTCTGATACTGTAGAATGGACATCACTTAAAGATATTATTGCTAGCCGTAAACTTTCATTAACTGATTTAGTTATTGATGATGGTGAGGTTATACTTGATAAATATGAATTTATTTCAAGATTTGAAGATAAATTCGATGATATTTCAGTAGATAAAATGTATGATGTTCTTGTTGGAGATAATGTTAAAGAACAAGTTTTAATTAATACAATAAAACAGAAAACTGAGGATTATATTAAAAAAATTCAAGAAAAATCTGAACTTATTGAAGTTCATCCTACAATATCTGTTCTTGGAGATTTAATTGAGGAATTAATTGATAAGGAAATGTCTAAGTATAGTTCATTTTATGCTAATATTAATAATCCTGATGGGATTATGTCTATTGGTAAATTAGTAAGAGAAGCATTTCCACCATGTATTCGTGAAACTATGAAAGGTGTATCTTCTGGTGGACGTAATGATGCTATAGTTTTATTTTTAACATCATTTTTATCATATGCTAGATTATATCCAGGAATATTTGCTCAAGGAGCAGGTGTAAAAGTTTCAGATATTGATAAAAATCTTAGAATTACTGAAAATGAGATTTTACCATTAATTTATGAAGCTGCAGATAATTGTACTCCTCCATTATTTGAAGATCAACCTCAAGAAAAAGTTAATATTATTTCAAAATTAGGTTTTGGAATGCATTCTGAACCTTCATTGGAGCATGAAGGTGAAACTAAATGGTATACTCCTATGAGTTGTGAGAAAGTTAAAATACATCTTCCACAATTATGTAAAAAAGATAATTCTTGTAAAGGAATTAATAATCCATTATCTTATTATACTAGAGCTAAGTGGAACCTTAAAAAACAAGGTAAATTAAAAGAAGATGGAAATAATAAAGAATAA
- the priS gene encoding DNA primase catalytic subunit PriS: protein MFGKSSIRERRQFYREEWSVKDLPDFITDELPRREFGFDHYGRGPNDRYKVFRNENVLRRFLMSKAPFAAYVSIAYYLNPKKREGWQKAEYVFDVDAKDLPIRSCDCKEGEVCEKCLDEALDIVNNLIDTLNGNLGLKNIHLIYSGRGYHIRILDPVMMTGDSDLRSEVLKYVAGATVPRSNYPNPDPSMVASNFNFQHFIIPIGYHKIFTDRLKFNIQHLKGNEKIDGINPKLLKDIIKYRHFLDNNQWGLFKGNIGPRRYNNLVSSMANVNLETIDAKVSIDIKRILRLPSSLHSKVSMKCVEVKDRETFDPLKYAVPKFVYERKDITKPDK, encoded by the coding sequence ATGTTTGGTAAATCTTCAATACGTGAAAGAAGGCAATTTTATAGGGAAGAGTGGTCTGTTAAAGATTTACCTGATTTTATTACAGATGAATTACCTAGACGGGAGTTTGGTTTTGATCATTATGGTCGTGGACCTAATGATAGATATAAGGTTTTTAGAAATGAAAATGTTTTAAGACGTTTTTTAATGAGTAAAGCTCCATTTGCAGCATATGTTTCTATTGCTTATTATCTTAACCCTAAAAAAAGGGAAGGTTGGCAAAAAGCAGAATATGTTTTTGATGTAGATGCTAAAGATTTACCTATTCGTTCATGTGACTGTAAGGAAGGTGAAGTTTGTGAAAAATGTTTAGATGAAGCATTAGATATTGTAAATAATCTTATTGATACATTAAATGGTAATTTAGGTCTTAAAAATATTCATCTAATTTATTCTGGAAGAGGGTATCATATTCGTATATTAGATCCTGTTATGATGACTGGTGATAGTGATTTACGTTCAGAAGTTTTAAAATATGTAGCTGGTGCTACAGTTCCTAGAAGTAATTATCCTAATCCTGATCCAAGTATGGTTGCTAGTAATTTTAATTTCCAACATTTTATTATTCCAATTGGATATCATAAGATTTTTACAGATAGACTTAAATTTAATATACAACATTTAAAAGGTAATGAAAAAATAGATGGTATTAATCCTAAATTATTAAAAGATATTATAAAATATAGACACTTTTTAGATAATAATCAATGGGGTTTATTTAAAGGGAATATTGGTCCAAGAAGATATAATAATTTAGTAAGTTCTATGGCTAATGTTAATCTTGAAACTATTGATGCTAAAGTTTCTATTGATATAAAACGTATTTTAAGACTTCCAAGTTCACTTCATTCTAAAGTTAGTATGAAATGTGTTGAGGTTAAAGATAGGGAAACTTTTGATCCATTAAAATATGCAGTTCCTAAATTTGTTTATGAACGTAAAGATATTACAAAACCAGATAAATAG